Proteins co-encoded in one Listeria ivanovii subsp. ivanovii genomic window:
- a CDS encoding BMC domain-containing protein, whose product MHQAIGIIEIKGLASAITVADTMAKVANIELIGTEKAKGFGWIMVKIEGDVAAVNAALEAGEQTALASDSFVAKKVIPRPGEEIFTVFWPKEEVPEVIQPEPEVEQEQLAEPEVTAEATCNLCQDPACPRVKGDPRQDCIHFEEEK is encoded by the coding sequence ATGCATCAAGCAATTGGTATTATCGAAATTAAAGGACTCGCTTCCGCAATTACTGTGGCCGATACAATGGCGAAAGTGGCAAATATCGAATTAATTGGCACCGAAAAGGCAAAAGGTTTTGGCTGGATTATGGTGAAAATCGAAGGAGATGTCGCGGCAGTAAATGCAGCTCTCGAAGCAGGGGAACAAACCGCTTTAGCATCAGATAGCTTTGTTGCTAAAAAAGTCATTCCTCGTCCAGGAGAAGAAATTTTTACCGTATTTTGGCCAAAAGAAGAAGTGCCAGAAGTAATACAACCTGAACCAGAAGTTGAACAAGAACAACTAGCTGAGCCCGAAGTAACGGCAGAAGCTACTTGTAATTTATGTCAAGATCCAGCTTGCCCACGGGTAAAAGGGGATCCTAGACAAGATTGTATCCATTTTGAAGAAGAAAAATAA
- a CDS encoding cob(I)yrinic acid a,c-diamide adenosyltransferase, which yields MSIYTKTGDKGTTALFDGSRVKKYDDRVETYGSFDELNAEISVAEKFVTSAENKTLLRNIERQLFYVCAELATENEAVLASKIIITQNDISVLEQVIDTYTAKLPKVDSFVLPGSSTAGAFLHSARTIARRAERLLVRFAEQTPVRKELLQFVNRLSDCLYIVAREEDFRQMLDKATKLIVARYLEITEEKQPITANLSFSFCENLMHNVCAVSEEEGVPVTLAVVDAHGNTRFNYRMEHALLVSAELATKKAYSAVAMKTSTENLTEAVQPGAALYQLETLTNGDIVTFGGGVPLYAKDGTIIGGIGISGGSVEQDIRIAKKALSMIEKG from the coding sequence GTGAGTATTTATACAAAAACTGGTGATAAAGGAACCACTGCGCTATTTGATGGTAGTCGTGTAAAAAAGTATGACGATCGCGTAGAGACGTATGGCTCTTTTGATGAACTAAATGCAGAAATTAGTGTTGCTGAAAAATTTGTGACTTCTGCTGAAAATAAAACGTTACTTCGAAATATCGAACGGCAATTGTTTTATGTTTGCGCAGAGCTTGCGACAGAAAACGAAGCAGTCCTTGCTAGCAAAATCATCATCACACAAAATGACATAAGTGTTTTAGAACAAGTAATTGATACTTACACCGCAAAACTACCAAAAGTAGATAGCTTTGTTTTGCCAGGTTCTAGTACAGCGGGAGCATTTCTCCATAGTGCGCGCACAATTGCCAGACGCGCGGAACGATTATTAGTTCGTTTTGCTGAACAAACTCCGGTTAGAAAAGAGCTACTTCAATTTGTAAATAGATTATCTGATTGCTTGTACATCGTGGCTAGAGAAGAAGATTTCAGGCAAATGCTTGATAAAGCAACCAAATTAATTGTTGCCAGGTACTTAGAAATAACCGAAGAAAAACAGCCCATTACGGCAAATCTATCCTTCTCTTTTTGTGAAAATTTGATGCATAATGTTTGTGCCGTTTCTGAAGAAGAAGGCGTTCCGGTTACACTTGCGGTTGTTGATGCGCACGGAAATACAAGATTTAACTACCGGATGGAGCATGCTCTCCTCGTCAGTGCAGAACTTGCAACGAAAAAAGCCTACTCAGCAGTAGCAATGAAAACAAGCACAGAAAATTTAACAGAAGCAGTCCAACCTGGTGCCGCACTTTACCAATTAGAAACTTTAACGAATGGTGATATCGTTACTTTCGGTGGGGGGGTTCCGCTGTACGCAAAAGACGGAACAATAATTGGTGGGATTGGCATTAGTGGCGGATCAGTGGAGCAAGATATCCGCATTGCGAAAAAAGCATTATCAATGATAGAGAAGGGGTAA
- a CDS encoding glycerol dehydratase reactivase beta/small subunit family protein — MIPVLSKPAIYFHADTDASPESIKQVLFGIEEEGIPCELEIKPLKDEVEAAFRASASSPLLVGVTLKNDHLVIHYRNLPPDQPLFSAYRFEANTSEEKRNMGMNAARLVKGVPFK, encoded by the coding sequence ATGATTCCAGTGCTAAGTAAACCAGCAATTTACTTCCATGCGGACACAGATGCGAGTCCAGAAAGTATTAAGCAAGTTTTATTCGGAATAGAAGAAGAAGGCATTCCTTGTGAGTTAGAAATCAAGCCCTTGAAAGATGAAGTAGAGGCAGCATTTCGAGCTTCTGCGAGTTCACCACTCCTAGTTGGAGTTACGCTGAAAAATGATCATTTAGTGATTCATTATCGTAATTTGCCACCAGATCAACCGCTTTTTTCAGCGTATCGTTTCGAAGCAAATACTAGCGAAGAAAAACGCAATATGGGAATGAATGCGGCACGGCTCGTCAAGGGTGTACCTTTTAAATAA
- a CDS encoding 1-propanol dehydrogenase PduQ, giving the protein MKSFQIKTKVTFGTNSLQALTEIKNKNVWVICDRFLADGEGLQGLVGKLDASNNVHIFTDVVPDPPISKVANGVSEAGKIQPQIMIAFGGGSAIDTAKGIYYFAKRLEKINIDTFIAVPTTSGTGSEVTAATVITDPTTKIKYPLFLDELIPDMAILDAQLVVTVPPTITANTGMDVLTHAIEAYVSKEANDYTDALGEKSVQLTLRYLTSCYDDGRNLHNREKMHNASTMAGMAFNCANLGLNHSIAHQLGAQFHVPHGLANAILLNAVIRFNAFKNRETEQKYAEMAGICGIASRSDSNETAVRLLRGRITSMMEHMQMPQTLTAAGVAKEKVYAKMDEIVTNALKDACLPTSPTTPTHQELKEILEQII; this is encoded by the coding sequence ATGAAAAGCTTTCAAATCAAGACAAAAGTTACTTTTGGTACAAATAGTTTACAAGCATTAACAGAAATTAAAAATAAAAATGTTTGGGTAATTTGTGATCGGTTTTTGGCAGACGGCGAGGGATTACAAGGCTTAGTTGGCAAACTAGATGCTTCGAACAATGTGCATATTTTTACGGATGTTGTTCCTGATCCACCCATTTCCAAAGTGGCGAATGGCGTTAGTGAAGCTGGCAAAATTCAGCCACAAATAATGATTGCTTTTGGTGGTGGTTCAGCGATTGACACAGCAAAAGGAATTTATTATTTTGCTAAACGATTGGAAAAAATCAATATTGATACTTTTATTGCTGTCCCAACAACTAGCGGAACTGGTTCAGAAGTAACAGCTGCAACCGTTATTACTGACCCAACCACAAAAATAAAATACCCGTTATTCCTTGATGAGTTGATTCCAGATATGGCAATTCTTGACGCGCAACTTGTTGTCACCGTGCCACCTACTATCACTGCAAATACAGGAATGGACGTATTAACGCATGCGATTGAAGCCTATGTCTCAAAAGAAGCCAATGACTATACAGATGCGCTAGGTGAAAAAAGTGTTCAGTTAACATTACGCTATTTAACGAGCTGTTATGATGATGGGCGAAATCTTCATAATCGAGAAAAAATGCATAATGCTTCGACCATGGCTGGAATGGCATTTAACTGCGCTAATCTTGGTTTAAATCATAGCATTGCGCACCAATTAGGAGCTCAATTTCATGTACCGCACGGTTTAGCAAATGCAATTTTACTCAACGCTGTTATTCGTTTTAATGCATTTAAAAACCGAGAAACCGAGCAGAAATATGCTGAAATGGCGGGGATTTGTGGTATTGCTTCTAGATCTGATTCTAATGAAACTGCGGTTAGATTGTTACGCGGGAGAATCACTTCCATGATGGAACATATGCAAATGCCGCAAACATTAACAGCTGCAGGTGTGGCTAAAGAAAAAGTCTATGCCAAAATGGATGAAATAGTGACGAATGCTCTTAAAGATGCTTGTTTGCCAACGAGTCCTACGACACCAACACATCAAGAACTAAAAGAAATTTTAGAACAAATAATTTAG
- the pduA gene encoding propanediol utilization microcompartment protein PduA has product MNNALGMIETKGLVGAIEAADAMVKAANVSLVGYEKIGSGLVTVMVRGDVGAVKAATDAGAAAARNVGEVQSIHVIPRPHNDVETLLPKGL; this is encoded by the coding sequence ATGAATAATGCACTTGGAATGATCGAAACTAAAGGACTTGTTGGCGCAATTGAAGCAGCTGACGCAATGGTAAAAGCTGCAAACGTATCACTTGTAGGTTATGAAAAAATCGGTTCTGGACTTGTAACAGTTATGGTACGCGGTGATGTTGGCGCAGTAAAAGCAGCCACAGACGCAGGGGCAGCAGCAGCTCGTAATGTTGGAGAAGTACAATCTATCCATGTTATCCCTCGTCCTCATAACGATGTAGAAACATTGCTACCAAAAGGTCTGTAA
- a CDS encoding phosphate propanoyltransferase gives MEREELKSLIKKIVADKINGAETEIPIGVSNRHIHLTESDYNQLFPNEPIQVKKWLKQPGEFAAEQTLTVVSDKGELKCVRILGPLRKFSQVELSKTDARMLGLQIPIRISGDIEGTPGIKLVSKTRELTLPKGVIVAKRHIHLPENVAAEYGVKQGDEVSVEVGSELRSLILHHCTIRVNNQFIPEMHIDTDEANAADIAGNAFAKIIKP, from the coding sequence GTGGAAAGAGAAGAATTAAAAAGTCTGATTAAAAAAATAGTGGCAGATAAAATAAATGGTGCGGAAACAGAGATTCCAATTGGAGTCTCTAACCGCCACATTCATCTGACAGAATCGGACTACAACCAACTATTCCCGAATGAGCCAATTCAAGTGAAAAAATGGCTAAAACAACCAGGCGAATTCGCAGCAGAACAGACGCTTACGGTTGTTTCTGATAAAGGCGAATTAAAATGTGTTCGAATTTTAGGACCGTTGCGGAAATTTTCGCAAGTAGAACTTTCTAAAACGGATGCGAGAATGCTTGGTTTACAAATTCCAATTCGTATTTCCGGTGATATCGAAGGCACACCAGGAATTAAATTAGTTTCCAAAACGCGTGAATTAACTTTACCAAAAGGTGTCATCGTTGCGAAACGTCATATTCATTTGCCAGAAAATGTAGCAGCTGAATACGGCGTAAAACAAGGCGATGAAGTTTCTGTGGAAGTTGGTTCAGAATTAAGAAGCCTTATTTTGCATCATTGCACGATTCGGGTAAACAATCAGTTTATTCCCGAAATGCACATTGATACAGATGAAGCGAATGCAGCAGACATTGCTGGCAATGCTTTTGCAAAAATTATCAAGCCGTGA
- a CDS encoding aldehyde dehydrogenase family protein, which translates to MESLELEQLVKKVLLEKLAGQNEETPKKPSQGAKSGIFDTVDEAVQAAVIAQNCYKEKSLEDRRNVVKAIREALYPEIENIATRAAAETGMGNVADKILKNTLAIEKTPGVEDLYTEVATGDNGMTLYELSPYGVIGAVAPSTNPTETLICNTIGMLAAGNAVFYSPHPGAKNISLWLIEKLNTIVRESCGIDNLVVTVEKPSIQAAQEMMNHPKVPLLVITGGPGVVLQAMQSGKKVIGAGAGNPPSIVDETANIEKAAADIVAGASFDHNILCIAEKSVVAVDSITDFLLFQMEKNGAFHVTNPSDIRKLEKVAVTEKGVTNKKLVGKSASEILKEAGIACDFTPRLIIAETDRSHPFATVELLMPIVPVVRVADFDQALEVALELEQSLHHTATMHSQNISRLNKAARDMQTSIFVKNGPSFAGLGFGGEGSATFTIATPTGEGTTTARHFARRRRCVLTDGFSIR; encoded by the coding sequence ATGGAATCATTAGAACTCGAACAACTGGTGAAAAAAGTTCTCTTAGAAAAATTAGCAGGACAAAACGAAGAAACACCAAAAAAACCAAGCCAAGGTGCCAAAAGTGGCATTTTTGACACAGTGGATGAGGCAGTTCAAGCAGCAGTAATTGCGCAAAACTGCTACAAAGAAAAGTCGCTAGAAGACCGCAGAAATGTAGTAAAAGCAATTCGCGAAGCACTTTATCCGGAAATCGAAAATATTGCGACACGTGCGGCTGCTGAAACAGGTATGGGTAATGTAGCCGATAAAATTTTGAAAAATACGTTAGCAATTGAAAAAACACCAGGAGTAGAAGATCTCTATACAGAAGTAGCTACTGGCGATAATGGTATGACGCTTTATGAACTTTCTCCTTATGGTGTTATTGGTGCTGTTGCTCCAAGTACGAATCCAACAGAAACATTAATTTGCAACACAATTGGAATGCTTGCAGCTGGAAATGCAGTTTTTTATAGCCCGCATCCAGGTGCAAAAAATATTTCGCTTTGGTTGATTGAAAAACTAAATACGATTGTTCGTGAAAGCTGCGGAATCGATAACCTAGTCGTTACAGTAGAAAAACCATCTATTCAAGCAGCACAAGAAATGATGAATCATCCAAAAGTTCCGTTACTAGTTATCACTGGCGGCCCTGGCGTTGTTCTTCAAGCGATGCAATCCGGTAAGAAAGTAATCGGAGCAGGCGCTGGAAATCCACCGTCTATCGTAGACGAAACAGCGAATATCGAAAAAGCAGCTGCAGATATCGTTGCGGGCGCATCTTTTGATCATAATATTTTATGTATCGCAGAAAAAAGCGTAGTAGCAGTGGACAGCATTACTGATTTTCTATTATTCCAAATGGAAAAAAATGGCGCCTTTCATGTTACGAATCCAAGCGATATTCGCAAACTGGAAAAAGTGGCGGTTACCGAAAAAGGCGTTACCAACAAGAAGTTAGTTGGTAAAAGCGCTTCGGAAATTTTAAAAGAAGCAGGGATAGCATGTGATTTTACCCCTCGATTAATTATTGCTGAAACAGATAGATCCCATCCATTTGCAACGGTAGAACTGCTAATGCCAATTGTTCCAGTTGTCAGAGTGGCTGATTTTGATCAAGCACTTGAAGTAGCACTTGAGTTAGAACAAAGCTTGCATCATACGGCAACAATGCATTCGCAAAATATTTCTAGACTGAACAAAGCAGCAAGAGATATGCAAACTTCTATTTTTGTGAAAAATGGACCATCGTTTGCTGGACTTGGCTTTGGAGGAGAAGGTAGTGCGACTTTCACTATCGCTACCCCAACAGGTGAAGGAACTACTACAGCGCGACACTTTGCTAGACGCCGTCGTTGTGTTTTAACAGATGGTTTTTCGATTCGTTAA
- the pduM gene encoding PduM family microcompartment protein, producing the protein MIEKLVKIIVARLMAREANRASIPVSKMPRDPVALFIESGTVRLTQVNQHFLERLLSGNRPGYLTCWIEKAAEYDVTLELELFDSGEPWLDYQMLNQISLPIFSITGEQLVHSTGRVICYSDSAIIPSGSTLCKNKKQLVTPLAKEFLIKNNIAVRERQ; encoded by the coding sequence ATGATAGAAAAATTAGTGAAAATTATCGTTGCGCGCTTAATGGCCCGTGAAGCAAACCGAGCTTCGATACCTGTTTCCAAAATGCCGCGGGATCCAGTTGCCCTTTTTATCGAAAGCGGGACAGTTCGGTTAACACAAGTCAATCAGCATTTCTTAGAACGATTGCTTAGTGGAAATCGTCCCGGGTATTTAACTTGCTGGATAGAAAAAGCGGCGGAATACGATGTTACTTTGGAATTGGAACTTTTTGATAGCGGGGAACCTTGGCTTGACTACCAAATGTTAAACCAAATATCGTTACCAATTTTTAGTATTACCGGAGAACAACTCGTTCATTCCACAGGGCGGGTAATTTGTTACAGCGATAGCGCAATAATTCCAAGCGGAAGTACACTTTGCAAAAATAAAAAACAGCTTGTTACACCGCTTGCAAAAGAATTTTTAATCAAAAATAATATTGCAGTGCGGGAAAGGCAGTGA
- a CDS encoding acetate/propionate family kinase — MQKMMAINAGSSSLKFQIFEMPGEEVLVKGLIERIGLPGAIFNMSFQNEKIKEVCKINNHAEAVETLLEQLKTHQVINDLSEIAGVGHRVAHGGEGFVKSCVVTDEVVQGIEAVTSLAPLHNPANIIGIKTFRELLPEAISVAVFDTAFHQTIPEENFLYALPYELYEKHHIRKYGFHGTSHQYVAGKAAEVLGKPLEKLKIISCHLGNGASVCAIEDGKSVNTSMGFTPNAGLMMGTRSGTIDATIIPYLVDELGYSLDEVVQMMSSESGVLGVSGISSDFRDIEVAAEKGNTRAQLTLRMFTGQICNYIGAYASAMNGCDALLFTAGVGENSPLIRKMVTEQLSYLGVTCDVTKNNAGDMIISKNDQAVKVCIIPTNEELMIARDVEKYAKQPTR; from the coding sequence ATGCAAAAAATGATGGCGATAAACGCAGGGAGTTCTTCACTGAAATTCCAAATTTTCGAAATGCCAGGAGAAGAAGTCTTAGTGAAGGGCTTAATTGAAAGAATTGGATTACCAGGAGCCATATTCAACATGTCCTTTCAAAACGAAAAAATCAAAGAAGTTTGTAAAATAAATAATCACGCTGAAGCAGTTGAAACGTTATTAGAACAGTTAAAAACACATCAAGTAATTAACGATTTATCCGAAATTGCTGGCGTGGGTCATCGTGTGGCACACGGCGGAGAAGGTTTTGTGAAGTCATGTGTGGTAACAGATGAAGTAGTACAAGGAATTGAAGCTGTAACAAGTCTTGCTCCGTTACACAATCCAGCTAACATTATTGGGATTAAAACCTTCCGTGAATTACTGCCAGAAGCTATTTCAGTGGCAGTTTTTGATACCGCTTTTCATCAAACCATTCCTGAAGAAAATTTCTTATATGCACTTCCTTACGAACTTTATGAAAAACATCATATTCGAAAATACGGTTTTCACGGAACAAGTCACCAGTATGTAGCTGGAAAGGCAGCAGAAGTTCTTGGAAAACCTTTAGAAAAATTAAAAATCATTTCTTGCCATTTAGGTAATGGGGCTAGTGTTTGTGCGATTGAAGACGGAAAATCAGTGAACACATCAATGGGCTTCACACCAAATGCAGGCTTGATGATGGGAACACGTTCTGGTACAATTGACGCGACCATTATCCCGTATTTAGTGGATGAATTAGGCTACAGCTTGGATGAAGTTGTTCAGATGATGTCTAGTGAGTCTGGCGTTCTTGGCGTGTCTGGAATTTCTAGTGACTTTAGAGATATCGAAGTTGCTGCAGAAAAAGGAAATACGCGTGCACAGTTAACTTTAAGAATGTTTACAGGACAAATTTGTAATTACATTGGTGCTTATGCTTCGGCGATGAATGGCTGTGATGCGTTACTATTTACGGCAGGGGTAGGAGAAAATTCACCGCTAATTCGTAAAATGGTGACAGAACAGTTAAGCTATCTTGGGGTAACATGTGATGTGACAAAAAATAATGCGGGTGATATGATAATTAGCAAAAATGATCAAGCGGTAAAAGTTTGCATTATTCCTACGAACGAGGAACTAATGATTGCTCGAGATGTAGAAAAATACGCAAAACAACCGACAAGATAG
- a CDS encoding MIP/aquaporin family protein produces MSAYLAEFIGTMVLIMFGNGLLAGLNLNKSLSQGANWVVVTFGWGFAVMIGVYIAGSYSGAHLNPAVTIALAVGGTFPWADVIPYIIAQVAGAFVGASIVILHYYPHFKATPQEIDTHGIFSTGPAIRNTPFNLISEIIATFAFIFGLLMIGANSFTDGLNPLILGFLVVAIGMSFGPTTGYAINPARDFGPRLAYFLLPVPNKSGSDWRYAWIPIVGPIIGGLLAIGLYNILL; encoded by the coding sequence ATGTCAGCATATTTGGCGGAATTTATTGGTACGATGGTTTTGATTATGTTTGGGAACGGGCTTTTAGCAGGACTGAACTTGAATAAATCTTTATCGCAAGGAGCGAACTGGGTTGTTGTAACATTTGGTTGGGGGTTTGCAGTAATGATTGGGGTTTATATTGCTGGATCTTACAGTGGTGCTCACTTAAATCCGGCGGTAACAATCGCACTGGCAGTAGGTGGAACGTTCCCTTGGGCCGATGTTATTCCTTATATCATCGCACAAGTTGCCGGCGCATTTGTCGGAGCATCTATCGTTATTTTACATTACTATCCGCACTTCAAAGCAACACCACAAGAAATTGATACACATGGTATTTTCTCTACCGGACCAGCAATTCGTAATACACCATTCAACTTAATTAGTGAAATAATTGCTACTTTCGCCTTTATTTTCGGTTTACTGATGATTGGTGCAAATAGTTTCACAGATGGTTTAAACCCGCTAATCCTTGGCTTCTTAGTAGTGGCAATCGGAATGAGTTTCGGACCAACTACAGGTTATGCAATTAACCCAGCACGTGATTTCGGACCAAGACTTGCCTACTTCTTACTACCAGTTCCAAACAAAAGCGGATCTGACTGGCGCTATGCCTGGATTCCAATTGTAGGACCAATTATTGGTGGTTTACTTGCCATTGGACTTTATAACATTTTACTATAA
- the eutJ gene encoding ethanolamine utilization protein EutJ, which produces MDVLQRANERMEELAALMNKDIIQPVAEGTNVKVGVDLGTSSIVFVVLDEENVPLFGAFEFADAVRDGLVVNYRESVEVVTRLKERAEQCLGITLTHASGAIPPGTVGNNKKVVANVIESAGMEALYTIDEPTAAAAVLDLKDGAVVDVGGGTTGISVFQDGKVIYTADEPTGGTHMTLVLAGYYSVSVEEAEQNKRTKKDSSEHFSVMRPVVEKMAEITRVHLEKSPSEPLFIVGGASAYSQFKGTFESYLKMPVFQPNYPQYVTPLGIAMSSGSGKP; this is translated from the coding sequence ATGGATGTTTTACAAAGAGCAAATGAACGGATGGAAGAGCTCGCAGCATTGATGAATAAAGATATTATCCAACCAGTTGCTGAGGGAACAAACGTGAAAGTTGGCGTCGATTTAGGAACTTCCTCGATCGTTTTTGTTGTATTAGACGAAGAAAATGTCCCGCTATTTGGTGCTTTTGAATTTGCTGATGCTGTAAGGGATGGGCTTGTTGTTAATTACCGGGAATCAGTAGAGGTAGTAACCCGACTGAAAGAAAGGGCAGAGCAGTGTCTTGGGATAACACTTACACATGCTTCTGGAGCTATTCCACCTGGAACGGTAGGTAACAATAAAAAAGTAGTTGCCAATGTTATCGAAAGTGCTGGCATGGAAGCTCTTTATACGATTGATGAACCAACTGCTGCTGCCGCTGTACTAGATTTGAAAGATGGGGCTGTAGTAGATGTCGGTGGTGGTACAACCGGAATTAGTGTTTTTCAAGACGGAAAAGTGATTTATACCGCAGATGAACCAACCGGGGGAACGCATATGACCCTTGTTCTTGCAGGATATTATAGCGTCTCCGTAGAAGAAGCAGAACAAAATAAACGAACTAAAAAAGATTCTAGTGAACATTTTTCGGTGATGCGTCCGGTAGTTGAAAAAATGGCAGAAATCACGCGAGTTCATCTCGAAAAATCGCCCTCGGAACCACTTTTTATTGTTGGCGGTGCCTCAGCCTATAGTCAGTTTAAAGGTACATTTGAAAGCTATTTGAAAATGCCTGTTTTCCAACCAAATTATCCACAATATGTTACGCCGCTTGGTATTGCAATGAGTTCAGGGAGCGGAAAGCCATGA
- a CDS encoding EutN/CcmL family microcompartment protein, with the protein MFMAKITGSVVSTKKEESLVGKKLMIVQPVDANGENVRSEEVACDSVGAGIGEYVLVARGNAARSVFMEPNSAIDSAIIAIVDSFDK; encoded by the coding sequence ATGTTTATGGCAAAAATTACCGGAAGTGTAGTTTCCACAAAAAAAGAGGAATCGCTTGTAGGTAAAAAATTAATGATTGTACAACCCGTTGATGCAAACGGAGAAAATGTTCGCTCAGAAGAAGTAGCATGTGACTCAGTTGGCGCGGGAATTGGCGAATACGTCCTCGTTGCTCGCGGAAATGCTGCTAGAAGTGTTTTTATGGAACCAAATAGTGCAATTGATTCGGCGATTATTGCAATTGTCGATAGTTTTGATAAGTAA